From the genome of Hymenobacter gelipurpurascens:
CACTATGAGCTGGACATGGAGTTGCACCGGCAGTCCGGCGACACGTTTCGGGCCCACGTGGAGCTGAACAGCTTCGTAAGCGAAAACCGCCAGTTTTACTTGGTTCGCTTCACGGATACCAACCGCCTCCACGAAGCCGAGCGCAACCTGAACCAGAGCGTGCGGCGCTTCGAGGCCGTATTCGACCACGCCACCATTGGCATCATTGTGTGCAACCGCCAGGGCAGCATTGTGCTGACCAACGAAAAAGCCCTGCAGCTCTTCGGCTACTCCAATGATACGCTGCTAGGCCAGCGCATTGAGCTGCTGGTGCCCGATGCCGTGAGCGGGCGCCACGAGAAGCTGCGCGAATCTTTCAATGCACATCCTTCGGTCCGCTCCATGGGCGCCAACCGCGACCTGCAGGCCCGCCGCCGCGATGGATCGGTGTTTCCGGTGGAAATCAGCCTGAGCTATTTCAACCTCGATGAGGAGCTTTTTGTAGTGGCCTACATCATTGATATTACTTTCAAGCAGGAATCGGTGCGGGCGCTGCAGGCCGAGCGCCAACGGGTAGAGCGCCTCAACGCCGACCTGGAGCAAAAGGTAGCCGACCGTACGCACGCCCTCATGACCACGCTGGCCGAGCTGGAAAAGCGCTCCGAGGAGCTCACCCAGGCCCTGGCCGCCGAGCAGCAGCTGGGCGAGCTAAAGTCGCGCTTCGTGTCCATGGCTTCGCATGAGTTCCGCACGCCCCTGACGGCCGTGCTCACCTCGGCCACCCTTATTGAGAAGTACCCCGGCACCGATCAGCAGCCCCAGCGCCTGCGCCACCTCGACCGCATCCGGGCCTCCGTGAAGCACCTGAGCGATATTCTGGAAGAGTTTCTTTCAGTGGGCAAGATTGAAGAAGGCCGCATTGAGGCCCATCCGGCCCGCCTGGAACTGCCCACTCTGCTACAGGAAGCGCTGGCCGATGTGCAGGGCCTGCGCAAACCGGGCCAGCAGATTGAGCTGCTGCTTGATGAGGTAGGCCCCTTGTGGCTCGATGCCTCCTTGCTGCGCAAAGTGCTGGTAAACCTGCTCTCGAATGCCCTGAAATATTCCGGCGACAACACCACCGTCACGGTGCAGGCCTCCAGTCAGCACCATCATCTTACCTTGGTGGTGCAAGACCAGGGTGTAGGTATCTCCACAGAAGACCAGCAGCACCTGTTCGAGCGGTTTTTCCGGGCCCGCAGTGCCGCCAATATTCCCGGCACTGGCCTAGGCCTCTACATCATCACCCGGTACCTGGAGCTGATGGGCGGCACTATCTCCTTGCACAGCGAGCTTCACGTAGGTACCACCGTCACCATTACTCTCCCCTATGCCGACCATTCTGCTGATTGAGGACAACGAGTTTATTCGGGAAAACACCGCCGAGATTCTGGAGCTGGCCGGCTATACCGTCCTGACTGCCGAAAACGGCAAAATAGGCGTGGCGCGGGCTATCGAAACCAAGCCCGATCTGGTAGTCTGCGACATTATGATGCCGGTGCTCGATGGGTACGGCGTGCTGCAGATCTTCAACCAGAATCCGCAGCTGGCAGGTGTGCCGTTCATTTTCCTGACGGCCAAGACCGAGCGCGCCGATTTGCGGCGAGGGATGGAGCTGGGCGCCGATGACTACCTGACCAAGCCGTTTGATGAAAGCGAGCTGCTGAGCGCCATCACGGGCCGCCTCAACCGCTTCCGCCAGCTCCGGCCCGAGTATGACTTGCAGACACCAGGTGGCCTAGGCCAGTTTCTCGACGATGCTTCGGTGGTGGGCAACCTGATGGGTCTGACCGCTGACCGGCGCCCCCACACGCTCAAGAAAAAGCAGGAACTCTACGCCGAGGGCGACGAGCCTACCCGCCTGTACTTCGTGCAGGCGGGGCGCGTGAAGACGATGCGCCGCACGGCTGCCGGCAAAGAGCTGATTACGGGCGTATATGGCCCCGGCGAGTTCTTTGGCTACCTGCCCTTGCTTCAGCAAATCCCCCACCCCGATTCGGCAGTAGCCCTCGAGGACGCGACGCTGCTCTATATTCCGCAGGAAGATTTTCTGCAGCTGCTGCACCGCAATGCCGCCGTAGGCCAGCAATTTGTACGGCTGCTGGCGGGGCGCGTGAGCGAGCGGGAGCAGCAACTGCTGGGTATGGCCTACCACTCGTTGCGCCGGCGCGTGGCCGATCTGTTGCTGCAGCTGCACGAGCAACAAGTCGCCAGCCATGCCGAAGCGCCCCTTATCCAGCTCTCCCGCGACGACATGGCGGCCCTCATCGGCACCGCTCCTGAGTCCCTGATTCGGACCCTGAGTGAGTTCAAGCAGGATGGGCTGATTGAAATGACCAACCACGGCATCCGGCTGCTGAACCCGCAGAAGCTGCGTCAGCCCAACTGGTAGGCCACTGCTAGGCCAG
Proteins encoded in this window:
- a CDS encoding sensor histidine kinase, which encodes MPTNPNHNILTDILFDQSQGFVGLYDVAVGWFTRVNEAGYKMMGYPSAEALYQDPQRSLRPHPLTPEERIQLQAQMDQTGHYELDMELHRQSGDTFRAHVELNSFVSENRQFYLVRFTDTNRLHEAERNLNQSVRRFEAVFDHATIGIIVCNRQGSIVLTNEKALQLFGYSNDTLLGQRIELLVPDAVSGRHEKLRESFNAHPSVRSMGANRDLQARRRDGSVFPVEISLSYFNLDEELFVVAYIIDITFKQESVRALQAERQRVERLNADLEQKVADRTHALMTTLAELEKRSEELTQALAAEQQLGELKSRFVSMASHEFRTPLTAVLTSATLIEKYPGTDQQPQRLRHLDRIRASVKHLSDILEEFLSVGKIEEGRIEAHPARLELPTLLQEALADVQGLRKPGQQIELLLDEVGPLWLDASLLRKVLVNLLSNALKYSGDNTTVTVQASSQHHHLTLVVQDQGVGISTEDQQHLFERFFRARSAANIPGTGLGLYIITRYLELMGGTISLHSELHVGTTVTITLPYADHSAD
- a CDS encoding response regulator yields the protein MPTILLIEDNEFIRENTAEILELAGYTVLTAENGKIGVARAIETKPDLVVCDIMMPVLDGYGVLQIFNQNPQLAGVPFIFLTAKTERADLRRGMELGADDYLTKPFDESELLSAITGRLNRFRQLRPEYDLQTPGGLGQFLDDASVVGNLMGLTADRRPHTLKKKQELYAEGDEPTRLYFVQAGRVKTMRRTAAGKELITGVYGPGEFFGYLPLLQQIPHPDSAVALEDATLLYIPQEDFLQLLHRNAAVGQQFVRLLAGRVSEREQQLLGMAYHSLRRRVADLLLQLHEQQVASHAEAPLIQLSRDDMAALIGTAPESLIRTLSEFKQDGLIEMTNHGIRLLNPQKLRQPNW